ACCCGGGTAATGGATGCGGCCATATGTGGTTATCAATGCAGCAATGAGTGCCGACGGCAAGATCTCAACCCGGGAACGAAGGCAGGTGAAGATATCCGGCACCCAGGATTTCACCCGTGTTGACCGGCTCAAGGCCGGGTGCGATGCGGTCATGGTCGGGATAGGTACCGTTCTTGCGGATGACCCCTCGCTCACCGTCAAATCTGAAGACTGTCGCAGGATACGAATTGACCGCGGGACTGATGAGCACCCGATCCGCGTTGTTGTTGACAGCAGGGCACGGACTCCCCCGACGGCATCTGTCCTGCACAAAGGGCCGGGAAAACGGGTGATCGCGGTCTCAAAGCTGGCTGATGAGAACCGTGTCACCGAACTGAGGAACCATGCAACCGTCATTGTTGCCGGCGAAGAAGAAGTTGATCTCCGGATGCTCCTTATGAACCTGGCAGAACTCGGGATACAACGCCTGATGGTCGAGGGCGGCGGAACCCTGATCGCGGGCCTCATTTCAGCCGGCCTTGTCGATGAGATCTATACGTTTATCGGCAATATCCTCATAGGGGGAAAGGATGCCCCTACGCTCGTGGACGGGCCGGGCTGGGTAAATGAAACGGACTTCTGCCGGCTCATTCTCATCGAAGCCCATCGCATGGATAACGGGATTCTCCTGCACTGGAAAGCCGGGTTGCCGGAATAACCTGTTTTCAATTGCCCGGGGAAATCCTCACGAA
Above is a window of uncultured Methanoregula sp. DNA encoding:
- a CDS encoding 2,5-diamino-6-(ribosylamino)-4(3H)-pyrimidinone 5'-phosphate reductase, whose protein sequence is MRPYVVINAAMSADGKISTRERRQVKISGTQDFTRVDRLKAGCDAVMVGIGTVLADDPSLTVKSEDCRRIRIDRGTDEHPIRVVVDSRARTPPTASVLHKGPGKRVIAVSKLADENRVTELRNHATVIVAGEEEVDLRMLLMNLAELGIQRLMVEGGGTLIAGLISAGLVDEIYTFIGNILIGGKDAPTLVDGPGWVNETDFCRLILIEAHRMDNGILLHWKAGLPE